The DNA sequence gcggaagcgagggtatcatattgtgtatgtcggcatcggcggcgttgtccctgaaaccaactccgcagctggggttgactcactatcggcgtcagcggcatcagtcagtcgctgctatctcttccctcctccctttatcgtgttgttcgcttgctgcgcgcgcttctgcccccatcgtttgccgctgggtgtacacgccgcccccctcccccctcttcctgcgagtctccggttgtcaaagcgccggctcgaacttaattcctttaaACATGCCGACGATTACGcatgctggtagtagctgcctacttcgcccctaccgcactcacgaaagacgtcgtgcacttcctgcaactcgcattaaccgtccatctatccacaccgatgttagtagtgggggactttaatgttgacataaagacaaacagcaatttcctaacacttatgcgggagaacatcccgttcctctcgctcgtaacgcgtcccacggctgtgacaacctcgcgaggcacttgtatagatctcgtctttgagaatcaagcattggtgtaccaagtcgaacatatatcagtctatttctccgaccacaaagcttccttcatgactgtcaagaactgttagtggagtctttgttaaaggaatacgtgtgaaaaataaaaaaaaaaattctgtgatagcgcatacatgtgttgctcgatttctttgcctcaatctatcgaaaaggtgaaacagcttatttgctgcgctcaaatttcgcattaggaagtaacgtaatcgtcggtaatttatttttttttaatgcgtaagcattttacGTCGACTCACAGAGTCGCTTACGCGTGACGCGCAGTAGTGTCTTACCCACCGGGCTAAAATGCACGCTAGCAGAAGACGATCGAATATACAAGGGATGTTCCGagagtaagtttcgtcatttattttcacacggCAAccttatcgcaaaaaaaaaaagaacgccatgGCATCGTGAGCTGTAcgccttgcactatttttccataaagtcgccaccgacattgagacatttgCCGTAGTGTGCAATCAGTGTGAAGAAACCATtctggtaaaactcggtgccctgcgCAGGCAGGCTACCCTTCTTCGTTACACAATGCATTGTCGCACAGCTAGCCTACATTGTTTGATAAGTGACGTCCTGAGAGTGCGGCTATCAAAGCAGGGAACAGGTGCCCATTGATACCAGATAACAGCACCCACTTCCAACCACGTCGTCAGCACACACCTCtctgccatcgtgatttgtaTGTACTCGATCTCGGGCATGCCGGTCTGATGCTCTCTCTTCTTCggcatgcgtcattcctccttCGCTGATGAATTCCTTCCGTCGTGGAACCAGCAACGGGCGTGAATTGTTATGctgattgtttgtttcacctgtgTACCATATTCTCATTTAAAAAACACGACTTTCGGAACGTCCCCCGCAtatgaaccatatgaatgtgttgtaccgcTTTTTCTGTATTGTCGCGCAGCACAGACAGATAAGTGGTCAGTGAGTTGATagatgaggggttatatgggtaTGATCGCGGTTGATAATGCGACGTGGGTGGACAAGGTGCAAAAGAGCGGTAAGGGCTTATAGAGGTCGGAACAGTTGTGATCGGGTTGATAAGCACCGTTGAGGATTGATAAGTGTCggatcaagtccgataaggttgataaggctTACTAAGGGTCGGGTCGcttccgataaggttgataacgaccgggTAGGGCTCATAAAGTTGAgtcaagtccgataaggttgataacgatcGGCACGGGCTGATAAAGTTCGGAcatgtccgataaggttgatgaGGACAGCTAAGGGTTGATATAAGGGTCAGTAAGAGCTGGATTGAGTCTGATCAGGTTGATGACTGATAAGGGTtaataagggtttatactggtcgcaTCAAGAACCAAAACAAATTACAAGGCCAATAAAGCACACATTGGGTGAACCGTCTGCTTTGTCGATTGCTGTAAGCAACATACGTTGTGTGGTAtacgtggagatgagcaagtggcacaatgctaaAACTGTTGAGTGGAGTTATCATAATTTTTACCTACACTTTGCGCAGGTTCATACAGTTGAGTGTAGTGTCAGGCAGATGCTATGCTGTCATGTGCTGCACTGTAGAAAGCGTAGTTTTCATGCAATACTACCGCTATAATAAATGGCTTTGTGTAGGTGGGGGGAGCTACACTTTTTCTACACCAGTTAAAAAAAATGGCAACTTCCTACACAAGCTACTCGTATAGCcagtgcaggtaaaaaaaaaaaaaaaaacctgctcaCTGAGCAGCCTGATTAAAATGGACCATGGAGCGAGCTGGAGTGTACATGCGTGTGTCAAAATGTCGCAATACCTTCCACGTACATGAACACCTtttgtgtcatgacgtcatgatacaTAGACCTTATTAAACGAAACCGGAATTGGTTCCTGGAAAAACAGTTATAGTAAATAGGACGGTTTTCATAGTTTCGGAGTTGAGTATCATCATTTTATGCAAAAAGAAAGTAACTAAAGGCATCAAATTTAATGCCAGTACTCTTCTAATGTGAAAGTGTTGCAGTGCTATTTAGTAGCTACTTGAAGTCTCCATAGCAAACAGCAGGCACAATTTATGCCCCTAGAGGCATATTCATCTGCACTGTGTGATCTGCTCCACACCTGTTATCTCCATGCTACCCTACCATAGCTATGATGTTTGGAGACCCACATGCACAAGGAATGCTAGATGGCCTTTATAAAGAATGTGGTTCTTTTGATAACTGCATTCATATTAGCTCTGTTATTGACGTTATTATTGACTGCACCAAACACTATGAGAGCCAGCATCCCTGCCTATTTTGAAAAATGTAGCATCTTTGATCTCTTAGGAGATCCAGTCAAAGCCATTTTTCGAAAATGCAATGCTTAAACCTACGACAGCCCTCCTTGTTATGACTGCTCTCACTTCAAATGTTTACAGCCATTGGACAGGATGACCTATCATGCTTTGCATGTACCCACCCTAAGAAGTTTACAACAGTAGTGTGATATTTTCATATGGTTATTTTATAAACAATAATGAAAGAAACAACAGAGTATTTTGATGTTAATGCTTAGCAAACTCAAAAATGCAGGTGCTCAAAACTTGCAAAAAGTGCAGTCAACCGTGCCAATAACAAGGCTGTCACGTCTGGAACTATGCCCTGCGGAGGAAGGGTAATGCCAGTATACATCGTACATTCAACAATGGTGCAAGTCACTTGTGAGATAGAGCAGAGCTGGCTAAAGTTGTACTGAAATTTATATTATACTGTGCAGCTGCTACACTTGCGGCAAGGCCATACGTACGAAGGAGCTACGTGGCCGTCAACAGCCATCCACGCCTCTTGTTGCACACTAAGCTTGACCATGGAAGGCAGACATCAGTAAAAACAATTTCTTTTCTATGTGGCCTACAACCATGCACGCAATAAGTGGATGTACCCATTTGACAATTTGCGTTGAGTCATTGTTTTCTAGTCATCCTTATGAAGTCGCCTCATGTAGCAGCACTGCAGCTCAAAAGTGTGACATTTTTGATGACGCACTTAGCAACAAGTAGTGTTGACCAGCGCATACTTATTGGAACTGCACAACCTATTATTCTAATGTTCACATATGCTTCCGATGTTCAGCATTCGTGACCATCTCTTCTTTTGTAGCGAGCCACATCGAAGTCATCGAATGACAGCACTCTGCTGCAGCTTCTGCTCCTGCTGTTCTGGTGTACCCTGACAAGGTCTACAGTGCTGGAAACAAGGAGAGAGCGTCAGCAAAGCCTAAAATGCCCACAGATTGCGACACAGATTCACAATGCCTATGTAATCTCAGAGGCACCGTCTCACGTGTCATGAACGGTTATGGGTTCATCACAGTAGAACAACCACGTAGATCTGTGTTTGTACACAGGTCAACTATTTTAAACCCGAGGCCAAATGACGTGAAGAATTTAGGCCTAAAGGAAAATGACAGAGTAATCCTGGACGCCGAAGTAAGTCCAGAAAACTTTAAAGTACGTTACCAAGCGATTCGCGTAAGACGCCTCGAATCTGAGAGTGAAGCTGCCACCAGCCCCATGAGTATGTCAATGCCTTGTGCAGACAGCACTGTGAAATTAAAGAATCAAGTGGGCACTATTTGCTGCATCAGCAGAGACGGTGGATCTCTGAAGTTTGGTCCAAGAGATGTACTGAGTGCAGTCTTTGACAGAAGCTGTATTTCTGGAACACTTTTGAAGCCATCCGAGAAAGTTTCAGATATTTTCTCTGTCGGCGACAAGGTCTGCTTCGATGCGCGGGCTGTTAAGAATTGGACAGAGTTTCAGGTAACATCACTGACCACTGTCCGACGAGAAGAATCTAGTGAAGTTTTTGTGTTTGGCAAGATGACTACAGTATATGCAGCGAGTAGTGTAAAGAAAGAGGTGACCTGCACCAGCTACAGGGGCAATGCAGATGAATGCTCCAACTGGAGAGGCATTGCACCTGCCTATGAGTGCTCCAGTGTGAACAAGGGCCTCGTAAATCAGCTCATTCTTGTGCCGTTTGCATCCGACCCCCGTGCACCTTTTCAGAGACCTTGGAGTACAATTGAAGATGGTGCATCAGCCATGTACTCAGCCTGGCAACAACTCTCCAACGACCCCAAACTACCTGCTTCAGCAAATGTTCTTCCTGGTCCCATCATTGCTAACAGTAGCAAGTACAGTCAGGTGTTCCATACTGACGTTGCACCGACGATGTCGGTGCCAGCTGTAAAGAACAGTGACACTGAAAAAAGGGAAGCGCTTCCAGCAGAGCTGAATTTAGTCGACTGTGGAAGAAAAATCTCCACCATGGAACACAGTGCCCCAGCCAGTCAGGGCAATGGTCCGAAGGACAAGCCCATTTTTCTGCCACCTAGTTGCAACAACCCTCCTGAAAAGCCGAAGTGCACACTCGATGACGGCCATTTCTCCAAGGGGTCCTGGGAGCACAACGTCCCTGTGCCAACAAGCCACCGTCCCGCTCCTGCCAGCACTGATCGGCCACCGTGAGTACATTCATGTTTACACAGGTTGGTCTCGCAGCAGCGAAAAATCATCATCCTCCTTTGAGTAGCATGAAGCAACAAAGGAAACTTAGACAACGGTTTGCTGTCAAAGAAAAATTCTGGTTGGTATACCAAAGACAGGTTCAGCAACTTTTCGGAGAAGTTAATCTACCACCTGAGTTTAACCAGAACCAGAAGCAATGAGTGCAAATTTGATGCCATACTGAGTTGATAGAACTCTGGATTATGGCTGAAATTTTGGACAGCACTAAAATGAGCTCGTTTGGCAATGCTTGAACCGCATTCCGAATTAAGGCATCTCATGCATAGTGCTGTTAAATATAGTCATGTGATATGGCTGTAACTTGGTATTTTTCCTTTAGTGTGCCATCAAATGCTTAGGAGAAGCAGTCATATGGGGACGCTGCTCCTTTTGCTGTAGGCAGCAGTTATAAGATGGGAAATGGGCAGATCATGCTTCTTCATTAACCATAACGGCATCAAATAGCATAGAAAAGAAACTGGGATCAAACTGACTGTCATGCAGATTCTGGCCGAACATTCCAAACAATATGTGATGGCTGCTTTTGACAAGGAGATGGACAATACTTGCATTGAGAAATCATCCGTCCCATATATAAAATATCCGGTACAAGTTAAATCCATTTTTTTGTAGCCTTGTGTGAAGCAAAGTGTGTGTAGAGGATACAGCGAAGAATACTGCTCAGCTGTAATGAAGAATTACATCTGACATGCAGCTCAGCAGAACAGAAGTTGGGCTTGTATTGACAAACATGTGCTCTAGCACAAGAGACAGCTCACAAGAATAAGGAAGACATGGAGGAATGGTTACAACCAAACAGAGTCATAAAGGCTCACATTAGAAAACATTGAAGAGCTGGTTGAACTAGAATGTTTAGAACTAAAATTGTAGCTTTAGGTACTACATTTCAAGTTCATTGAGCCATTCCATGTTTCCAACTTCAACCTTTATGGCCATGTTGTTTTGGTGTAGTGATTTCTCCGCTTCTTACCTCATTAGTCTGAGCTGAGATGAACTTGACTAATTTTTTAGAAACCTTAGTAGATGTTTTAGGCATGGAGATAAGTGTTGTGCAGATAAATAGAAGTATTCTAAGGTGGCTTAATCATAATTAGAACATTAGCTGGTTTTGCTCTGGATTCTGGCATGTCCGGTTTGCTCCTCGTATATTACATTAGGCACCCTAGTTTGCTAGTCTGCCAGATTTTAATGGCTTTAGTCCTACATACAACAAAGCGCACATACACGCACCTCTGTGCATTAACAAACACAAATGCATGCAAATACGTGCAGGTATGGATGCTTGCATAAATTTATATACAGTATTCTTTTATAAAGTTTTTTGCAATTCAAAATTGCTTCTAGTGTTGTATTGAGGTTCAAGTTTCTAAGTGGGATTTCGTGGCAGACCCACTTGATGGCTCGGTTTCATCTGACAGCATTGTCTACCAccattctcttttcttttctgcagCAGATACACAATTACTTCCGAGAGGACAACTGGACAAGGCTTCCACTTTGACACCACATTTGTCAGCAACGGCGAAAAGCAGTGGGTCACACGAGCAAGTGACGGCCTGCCCACCACCGCTGCTGATGAAAGGCAGGCAGCTGTGGCTGTTCCCAAGAAAGGCAACGCAAGCAATAAACATGGTAAGCAAAGGAACCATGTACCTTGCAGTGTGCTATAGAAGCACCAACAGGAGATTTTCAactgataattttttttccttaaatgAAGAACCAGAGCCTTGAAACCCTAAAATAAAAGAACACTGGCAGGCAACACACCGTTCCAAATAATTTACTTTAACACTTGCTTTTATGAACTAGTTTTACTCTCCAGTGTCGTGGAGGTCGGTGCATGATGATTTCATCACAGACTAGCTCGCTCCATTATCGAGATTGCTGCAGCTGCCACACACGAGTGCAGCCAAAGGAAACAAGTGTGTCACTGTTTGAAACACTGTTCTGGTGTTCTGGCAACACTAGCCAGAACACTGGAAGTGAGCTTCATCCCAAGCCACCTATGGGTTCATTTGGAACCTGTACGTACAGTTCTCGTTGGAATGTCGAATGGAGATGTACACTGCATTTACTCTACATTCCCTGTGATGCCGCCGCAATTGGGTACCTTGCACCGTACATTCCCTGTGATAGCACTGCAATTGGGGACCTTGCACCAGTTTTTTCCCTCTGACTGCACACCAAACCTCTTTTTCCTCATCCTCTGTTCCTGCTCTGATACTACAAATAACACTTGCTGCCTGTCAATCAATCTGGGCTGAAGACATTTGGCCAGAAATTTGTAACTTAGAACCAAAACTcgacaagaagaaaaaattaGGTGCATCATTCATAAAGAGGGTCAGTTGGTATGGTTAGTGCTCATCTTGCATTGGTTCTCTCCTCATCTGAGTGCAGTTAAAGGCTTTTTCTGGTGTGCAACCACATAGCTAAATTCAACGTATTGCATAAGTAAAAGTAAATGATTAATGCTATCAACATAAAGAATGACAAGAGCAGACATGTAAGCTGCTTCTTGTTCTTCCAGTTTTGTCTTTAATATGATCGGTATTATATCTTTATCTTTTGATGATGGTAATCCCGAAGATAGGTTTAGTTGCAGAATAAGAGATGCCAGTCCCCTTTATTTTTTACCATTGCTGGGGCCATATTCTTGACAGAGCTTTTGGGGAGCATGGCTTTCAGTGTAACCTGATGGGCTAAGCAAGTGGGAAGAATGCCCATTGTTTCAATGAGCCATGGCATTGGATGCCACATTATGCAAAGGTGAAAATACTGATGCTGAAAGTGATAAACTGAGAATGTGGCACCTGGTTTAGCCCCATAACAGTTTCTCAACTGATTGAGTAGAACATAATGATGCATCCACATAGCTTCTTTGCAGTTTTGTAGTTGAGCTGACTGCGCATTGCTCATAGGAAGACACACTTATAAAAAAACTTGAAATCAGCGCATTTATCTGCAGCATATAAGCATGTAAAACATGGGTGGAGCGGATTGTGATAAATTCACTGTTTTAATGTCAGCTGGAGCAAGACAGAGAGGAATGCTTTCTCAACTTGTTTCTTTATCCGTGTTGCGTCACTTCGCAGTCATTCTGGCTTCCTTTACTATATACTATGTTAGTGCATCCTTGCACCAGCTTTCTTTACATTTGTTTTGCAGTGATAAGTCTTCTCCGACTTTGGCAAAGATCAGTGTGAGAAGTTAGTGAGTTTTATTTGGGTGTGTTACAGATGCTGTTGCATTAGAAAAACTTGGCTTGGACAGTGGATGTGTAAGTAGctgcttgtgtttgtttgttaAGTATATAACACTGTATTTGTTTACCATGTACTGTTAAAGCTCAATATAACGACATACTCGATATAACGAAATATTAAAGCTTTTATAACTTCCTGTCCATACAATACCACGTATTTGGAACCCCAATGTAACGAATGTTTAtacacgatttcaatataacgcaCTTTAATGGCCACCGCAAAGAATTACTGGCGCAGTAAATGGAAACTGCCGCGGACACAGATGATCAAATCATTAAAATACATGTGGTTGCTTGAAAACGCAATTCTCAAATTGCGTGCTGACAGAGTGGCTGCCGAAGTAGAGCAACTTGGTAACAAGACCCTCTCGCCGACATGTTggaagtccaagtgcaataagatcctatatcgtatcataagaagccaacaaacactgacaccaaggacaacataggggaaattacttgtgcttaatgaatgaattaaagaaacgataaattaatgggaatgaaagtgtatgaaaaaacagcttgccgcaggtggggaacaatcccacaaccttcgcatttcataTTGCGATATTATACCTTCATATTATGAcacgactaataaaaattgggccccccggttaacccccttttttctaagATCCTATCGTGCGTcatatgctgtgggtgcgagggaaagcatgcAACCGTGAGCTGAGAAGGATAGTGGCTTGATGCGCACGTAGGCGGAAGTGGCACACGGTAATGCGATCAAGTGTGTGGTATTGTTGTGAGAGTAGgtggagagggggagggggggcaagcGCATGCTTCCTCTGCCTGGCCGTCGCTGTGCACGGCGCGGCTGAGCGAATGCGCGGTTATCGCACGCTACCTTGGAGGTAATCTGTGGTGGGTGCAAAAGCTGGGTCATCCGAGCCGTCGTGTGTGCTGTCTTTCCCATGAGTTTAGTACCTAGAGGTCACGTAATCTCGAGTTCCAGAgatgcgttgaagcgacaggcagacGGAGCGTTCGCTCCCCTCTGCCTGCATGTACTTTTCATGACCAGTGTCATCCCTCTACGGGTGACAATATCAGCCGTGGGGTGGAGTGGACGCGAAAGCGTCACAGGCTTCGTACTGCCTATGTGAAGAGATCGTCGGCAGAGCTTGAAATCGCATCCTTGGCTGCCGACTTTCAAATTCCacaaatattatttttttctctcattgAAATTTTTTTCCGATTGCCCAGTAATTCGGAAACTTTTGCGGCCCGCTCCGTACGTGTAAGAAGACTCTGCatgcgactgtacttatttgcctAAAAGGtgaaacttcaatataacgaaatgatcgaattatccggcgggtcgaattaaacaagattcAGAAAAAACTCCGAACGCACCGCTCATTCATTTGGTTGTGTTTGCTTGAGTTTAACACGCCTCCGAATCAAACGCGTGCCCACTGCCTATGTCTTCAGAATAGAAAACTAACGTAAGACATAAAGCTCCTAACCAAAGTATACATCTAATGCGCACCCAATTTTTTAGAATGGCGGCtggttttctaaagtcagcttcgccgcatgGTTTTAGAGTCAGCTTCACCGCGTTACAGTTGTGCTATGAGGTAAAACGCACGAACACCGCGAAGGCGGTTTTGGTTTCATATCGGATTGCACTGTGCAGATGATTTTCGGCCCAATTTCCTTGGAAAACAAAAGACGcctgttagaatcgagtaaataccgtaatgagacattgtgagctaccattattgcttcaaatttttcttagggcaggccgaaaatagtCGTTCTCGACAGGAGATGGTGTGTTCAATGCGTTCACTGTCCCCTCAGCTCCGccaagacagacgctgccactaaaggaGTTGTTATTGGGATCACCATAGGGGCCAGGCGCGTACGTGCTTACTGGTCATGATCGAAATAACGAAAGCttaggcccatagaaatgcatggtcACCAGCCGGGACCTTTGATTGGGATTGAATTGACTGGAGTCATATTAAAGGAAGTCTACTGTGTAATGAAGGAAACTGCCCATTTTAGCGACTTAGTTATATTGACATTTAACTGTAATTGACCAAATTCTGATGTGTCTGCCTTGCGTAAAGAACTATCTGACTGCACATTTTACAGGTTagccacaacagcagcaactcCAGTAGTCCACCACCCTGGGCACCCACTTACACAAGCTTATCCTCCCCAGGGTGCTGCGTGTCTGTGCACAGTAATGTGAAAGCAGTGGTCGAGCGAGTCCAAGAGTGCTCTGCAAGAGTCAGATTTGAACGGGAGAGGATCTCAAATTCCATAGATGTCATGGCAATCTGTCTCTACAGGAATGGCAGAAACATCACGGGTGACCTCCGCTGCGCTCTATCTGAGGGTGACGAGATCATATTAGACTACATGATTGGAAGCACAGGTCATGAGCTGTTGATCCACTGCAATGCGGCCTGGCAGGGGCAGAAGCCACAGGGAGTGCCTTACGCCACTCCAGAAGAGTTTCTAGAGGTGCTGTATGCCTACAGGGCCAGCGATGAGGGATCCCTGCCATCTGCTGACTGGCGGAGGCAAGTTCCACTGACTGTTTCTTGTTCATTGCAGCATGAAGGCCCCATCGCAGATCATTGAATGCCAAGTGCTATAAAATATCGGACCGCTTAAGCGGCCAAGTTTTTTATACTGTAGATAGCTGTGCATCACTATattcagccaaaaaaaaaaataccaaaagaaaaaaaaatgcagattacTTTTCACCAAAAGTAATGAAAAACTCGAAATGTTAAGAGCCCCCAACGAGGCACCCTGGCATGCCTTCATATTGTACGGCACTTGGAACTTGGAAGCCACATTCTGGGATTTGTGTCATATCTGCAAACCACCAGGTGCTCATGCAGATACTGTTTAAGGATTATTAATAAGAATAGACAGTTAACAGCCCTGGAACTTTGCCTATATTTCTTCAGTAATATGTACTACTAATTTATAACCAATAGAGCAAAAGTGACTACTCATTTATAACCGATAGAGCAAAAAAAAGTGAAGTTTTGTTACAGCTTGCCTTTCCGTGAGGGCTGACTGCGAAGTAGAGGCATTGGTTCGTGTTTGGAGTGAGTACTGTCCTTTTGCTTTAATACATGCCACAAAGCATGATATGAAACACACATTTACTTCAGCATGTAATATCAACAGTatatgaaaaaaggaaaaacaaagttTTAAGCTCCAGCATGTGGCTTCCATTTTTTACACACCTGATAATTTTTCGAAGTATTTATCCTTCTGTGAAACTTTGGTCTTGTTTAACTGTCAGCATAGTATGCATTATGAATTACACTTACTGCAAACATTTTTGCTTTTGGCTGTCATGAGCATGGAGCACACTGTAATatgcttcaaggaggccacacAACTTCATGGTAATTACAGCTGATGATTACACAGGCTAACAGACCACAAATGTGTAACAGACTACTAGTCTCCAAGCAGGCTACAGTATGTGTGATGTTGCAACCCCATAGTCTCAGCCGAACTTGCTGCCTAGGTGGAGGTAAATTTTGGAGCCTGCCTTCCCATGTTGCTGTTCTTGTTGCAACATGCTTATACTAGCTGCTGATGTGTTTGCCTGCTCACCAACAGCACTGATAGCAACTGTCCCTCAGTGGAGAGCTACAAAACGACGGTGGACCCGGAGCAGCCGCCGTTGCAGGCAGCGGAAGCACCCGGAACAGCTGCAGGTtagcaaaaaagagaaagaatgcATGCAATTTACCTGCAACACTAGCTCAGTGGATATGAACTACTACTGCTCATTACGAAAGCCTCATAGGCTTGATTCCGAGCTACCGCAGCAGCATTCCAATGAAGGCGCAATGTGAAAATGCCTGCATCCCGAGAACTGCGTGCACATTTAAACGTTTAAAGAACACTGGGGAGCATATTTTTTTACGTTCTGTGTCATTTTCCATTCTTTATGACCTTTGTTGTCGCCTCGGACATGCCTTGCAAGCTGTTATGTCAACTGGAATTGGCCACTCATTCTGTCATCCGATTGTTACCGCTGGTTATTGGCCCACATTGCTTTTTCTCTACCTTACAGAGGAAGTGGTCACGTGAAAGGTTGTGCTCCCATCGCTGTTTAGTAATTACGAAATACCAACTATTCCATTCCCACGCCCCGTGCAATTGAGTTTCTAGACATATATTACCAACACATGCACAAATCAACACCTCTCATTTATATTTCTTTGATTATTGTCACTGATAGATGTCATTGCataacattttcatttttttcccaatattTCTTAGGAGCTTGCCATGAAGACACACATGCTCTTGATGTGAGTAGAGTTCTTTTGCTGTGTGGAGTTGCATAAAAATAGGTTTATTTTGATGAATTGCTAATGCTGCAGCCATTGAACCACAATGGGAAAAATGAATTTCCTGAACAAAATCGAAAATTTCTTacactttttttaaatttctcttCCTCtgccctgaattttttttttttgagctacTCTTAGTACTTTTCCTGTTATTCTTGAAAGTTGTTTAGACTAGACCACTTGCTTTGCAGCTTACTTGA is a window from the Dermacentor albipictus isolate Rhodes 1998 colony chromosome 6, USDA_Dalb.pri_finalv2, whole genome shotgun sequence genome containing:
- the LOC135896496 gene encoding uncharacterized protein isoform X3, whose protein sequence is MPTDCDTDSQCLCNLRGTVSRVMNGYGFITVEQPRRSVFVHRSTILNPRPNDVKNLGLKENDRVILDAEVSPENFKVRYQAIRVRRLESESEAATSPMSMSMPCADSTVKLKNQVGTICCISRDGGSLKFGPRDVLSAVFDRSCISGTLLKPSEKVSDIFSVGDKVCFDARAVKNWTEFQVTSLTTVRREESSEVFVFGKMTTVYAASSVKKEVTCTSYRGNADECSNWRGIAPAYECSSVNKGLVNQLILVPFASDPRAPFQRPWSTIEDGASAMYSAWQQLSNDPKLPASANVLPGPIIANSSKYSQVFHTDVAPTMSVPAVKNSDTEKREALPAELNLVDCGRKISTMEHSAPASQGNGPKDKPIFLPPSCNNPPEKPKCTLDDGHFSKGSWEHNVPVPTSHRPAPASTDRPPYTITSERTTGQGFHFDTTFVSNGEKQWVTRASDGLPTTAADERQAAVAVPKKGNASNKHDAVALEKLGLDSGCVSHNSSNSSSPPPWAPTYTSLSSPGCCVSVHSNVKAVVERVQECSARVRFERERISNSIDVMAICLYRNGRNITGDLRCALSEGDEIILDYMIGSTGHELLIHCNAAWQGQKPQGVPYATPEEFLEVLYAYRASDEGSLPSADWRSTDSNCPSVESYKTTVDPEQPPLQAAEAPGTAAGACHEDTHALDEVTLQRLATHMKKAVLGQIHQVMQRVKLESLRRFGIPEEAIGVSSDRNGPSLESYKTTVDPEQPPLQAVEAPGTAAGAGHENEEALEKEIMDRISTQLWKEVPELIHNVLQAIRLKFLVQWGIATENYSG